In Erythrolamprus reginae isolate rEryReg1 chromosome 10, rEryReg1.hap1, whole genome shotgun sequence, one DNA window encodes the following:
- the FEM1B gene encoding protein fem-1 homolog B, which produces MVGDGGGGATRSGGAPADPKGVGPHARTRCGATEGDEREEPRPAPSPPGEAGGARWRSPQEQAAMESLAGYVYKAASEGRVLTLAALLLNRSEGDVRYLLGHVTHQGGQRSTPLIIAARNGHAKVVRLLLEHYRVQTQQTGTVRFDGYVIDGATALWCAAGAGHFEVVKLLVSHGANVNHTTVTNSTPLRAACFDGRLDIVKYLVENNANISIANKYDNTCLMIAAYKGHVDVVRFLLEQHADPNAKAHCGATALHFAAEAGHLEIVRELVKWKSAMMVNGHGMTPLKVAAESCKADVVELLLAHADCDRKSRIEALELLGASFANDRENYDIMKTYHYLYLAMLERYRDSENLIEKDILPQIEAYGNRRECRTPEELECIRQDRDALHMEGLIVRERILGSDNIDVSHPIIYRGAVYADNMQFEQCIKLWLHALHLRQRGSRNTHKDLLRFAQVFSQMIHLNEPVKAKDIESVLRCSVLEIEQGMARVKSSPEAELHTAMDNYECNIFTFLYLVCISTKTQCRDEEQSRINKQIYNLIHLDPRTRDGSSLLHHAVNSGTPVDDFHTNDVCSFPNALVTKLLLDCGADVNAVDHEGNSPLHVIVQYNRPISDFLTLHSIIISLVEAGAHTDMTNRQKKTPLDKSTTGVSEILLKTQMKLSLKCLAARAVQVHHISYHNQIPKALEEFVEFH; this is translated from the exons ATGGTGGGCGACGGGGGCGGCGGGGCGACGAGGAGCGGCGGCGCCCCCGCGGACCCCAAGGGGGTCGGCCCGCATGCCCGCACCCGCTGCGGAGCCACGGAGGGGGACGAGCGGGAGGAGCCCCGGCCGGCCCCGTCCCCTCCGGGGGAGGCCGGCGGGGCGCGGTGGCGGTCCCCGCAGGAGCAGGCGGCCATGGAGAGCCTGGCCGGCTACGTCTACAAGGCGGCCAGCGAGGGCCGGGTGCTGACCCTGGCCGCCCTGCTGCTCAACCGCTCCGAGGGCGACGTCCGCTACCTGCTGGGCCACGTTACGCACCAGGGCGGGCAGCGATCCACGCCGCTCATCATCGCCGCGCGCAACGGGCACGCCAAGGTGGTGCGCCTGCTGCTGGAGCACTACCGGGTGCAGACGCAGCAGACCGGCACTGTCCGCTTCGATGG TTATGTCATCGATGGAGCCACTGCACTGTGGTGTGCAGCTGGGGCCGGCCACTTCGAAGTTGTCAAACTTCTCGTAAGCCATGGAGCAAATGTTAACCACACTACCGTGACCAATTCCACCCCTCTGCGGGCTGCCTGCTTTGACGGCAGGCTGGACATCGTCAAGTACCTTGTGGAGAACAATGCCAACATCAGCATCGCTAACAAGTATGACAACACTTGCCTTATGATCGCTGCTTACAAGGGCCATGTCGACGTGGTGCGCTTCCTTCTAGAGCAGCATGCTGACCCCAATGCCAAAGCACACTGTGGGGCTACAGCATTGCACTTCGCAGCTGAGGCGGGTCATTTGGAGATTGTCCGGGAACTGGTTAAGTGGAAATCTGCCATGATGGTGAATGGCCATGGAATGACCCCTCTGAAGGTAGCTGCGGAGAGCTGTAAAGCTGATGTGGTGGAGCTGTTGTTGGCACACGCGGATTGTGACCGCAAAAGCAGGATCGAAGCTTTGGAGCTCCTGGGTGCCTCCTTTGCAAACGACCGGGAAAATTACGACATCATGAAAACCTATCATTATTTATATTTAGCCATGCTCGAGCGGTACAGAGATAGCGAGAACCTTATAGAGAAGGACATCCTGCCCCAGATAGAAGCCTACGGCAACCGGAGGGAATGCCGAACTCCCGAGGAGTTGGAATGCATTCGCCAGGACCGAGATGCTTTGCACATGGAGGGCCTCATTGTCCGCGAGCGGATCCTGGGCTCCGATAACATCGATGTGTCGCATCCGATTATTTACCGCGGTGCCGTTTATGCCGATAACATGCAGTTTGAACAGTGCATTAAGCTCTGGCTCCACGCTTTGCATTTGCGGCAGAGAGGCAGTAGGAATACCCACAAGGACCTTCTGCGGTTCGCTCAAGTTTTCTCTCAGATGATACACTTGAATGAGCCCGTGAAAGCCAAGGACATTGAGAGCGTCTTGAGATGTAGCGTCCTGGAGATAGAGCAAGGGATGGCCAGGGTCAAAAGCTCTCCAGAAGCTGAGCTCCACACCGCCATGGACAACTATGAATGCAATATCTTCACCTTCTTGTACTTGGTGTGCATCTCAACCAAAACCCAATGTAGGGACGAGGAACAATCACGAATTAATAAACAGATTTATAACTTAATCCACCTGGATCCCAGGACACGAGACGGGTCCAGTTTGTTGCACCACGCTGTCAACTCCGGTACGCCAGTCGACGACTTCCACACCAACGACGTCTGCAGCTTCCCCAACGCCCTGGTCACCAAGCTCCTTCTGGACTGCGGCGCCGACGTCAACGCGGTGGACCATGAGGGGAACTCTCCACTCCATGTCATCGTCCAGTACAACAGGCCCATCAGTGACTTTTTGACCTTGCACTCTATCATCATCAGCTTGGTTGAGGCCGGTGCTCATACAGACATgacaaacagacagaaaaaaacgCCCCTCGACAAAAGTACGACGGGGGTGTCTGAAATCCTCTTGAAAACTCAAATGAAACTGAGCCTGAAGTGCCTGGCTGCTCGAGCTGTGCAGGTCCATCATATTAGTTATCACAATCAGATCCCCAAAGCGTTGGAAGAATTTGTAGAATTCCACTAG